The following proteins come from a genomic window of Actinacidiphila yeochonensis CN732:
- a CDS encoding S-adenosylmethionine:tRNA ribosyltransferase-isomerase has product MASGGLARLRVPAALAASAPPARRDGVRLLVGERASGEVGHHAFRELPSLLRAGDVLVVNTSRTLPAALDGRLLSGSGRPEAVVVHFSTLRDDGRWVVEVRSPDGSGSTVPRDGGPAGAVVELAGGGLLELAEPLARPGRPGKGGGSGRRRPCRGRLWVTAAAPADMPRRLRRHGRPIRYGYTDADQPLSAYQTVFSARSADGPGSAEMPSAGRPFTAALVTELVTRGVQVAPVVLHTGVASAEAHEPPYPEPYAVPAATARQVNAARAAGGRVVAVGTTAVRALESAAGRRGEVRAARGWTDLVVTPERGVRAVDGLLTGLHEPAASHLLMLRAVAGEPLLERVYALALRGRYRWHEFGDVNLLLP; this is encoded by the coding sequence GTGGCCTCGGGCGGGCTGGCCCGGCTGAGGGTGCCGGCGGCGCTGGCGGCCTCCGCGCCGCCGGCGCGGCGGGACGGCGTGCGGCTGCTGGTCGGCGAGCGGGCCTCCGGGGAGGTGGGCCACCACGCCTTCCGGGAGTTGCCCTCGCTGCTGCGGGCCGGGGACGTGCTGGTGGTGAACACCTCACGCACGCTGCCCGCGGCCCTGGACGGTCGGCTCCTCTCCGGCTCCGGACGCCCCGAGGCCGTGGTGGTGCACTTCTCGACGCTCCGCGACGACGGCCGCTGGGTGGTGGAGGTGCGCTCCCCCGACGGGAGCGGCTCGACCGTGCCCCGCGACGGCGGACCGGCCGGGGCGGTGGTGGAGCTGGCCGGGGGCGGCCTGCTGGAGCTGGCGGAGCCGCTGGCCCGGCCGGGCCGGCCGGGGAAGGGCGGCGGGAGCGGGCGGCGGCGCCCCTGCCGGGGCCGGCTGTGGGTGACGGCGGCCGCCCCGGCCGACATGCCGCGCCGCCTGCGCCGCCACGGGCGGCCGATCCGCTACGGCTACACCGACGCCGACCAGCCGCTCTCGGCCTACCAGACCGTCTTCTCGGCCCGCTCCGCGGACGGGCCGGGGTCGGCGGAGATGCCGAGCGCGGGCCGGCCCTTCACCGCGGCGCTGGTGACCGAGCTGGTCACCAGGGGTGTGCAGGTCGCGCCGGTCGTGCTGCACACGGGCGTGGCCTCCGCCGAGGCGCACGAGCCGCCGTATCCGGAGCCGTACGCGGTGCCGGCCGCCACCGCCCGGCAGGTGAACGCGGCCCGGGCGGCCGGCGGCCGGGTGGTGGCGGTGGGCACGACCGCGGTGCGGGCGCTGGAGTCGGCGGCCGGGCGGCGCGGCGAGGTGCGTGCCGCCCGCGGCTGGACCGACCTGGTCGTCACCCCGGAGCGCGGCGTCCGGGCGGTGGACGGACTGCTGACCGGGCTGCACGAGCCGGCGGCGTCGCACCTGCTGATGCTCCGCGCGGTGGCCGGCGAGCCGCTGCTGGAACGGGTCTACGCGCTGGCCCTGCGGGGCCGCTACCGGTGGCACGAGTTCGGCGACGTGAACCTGCTGCTGCCGTAG
- a CDS encoding FHA domain-containing protein, translating into MGHGVPELVLELNGRTWPLDPSRSYSLGRDPRGDLVLDDARVSWRHASLRRGEQGWLLEDLGSTNGTFVQGQRVQRAEVAAGGTVHLGNATDGPRLRFSAPAVAGAEPVPAPAAQPAAAHQPAPAQLSQPQGGPVQGGPVQGGPVQGGPVQGGDRVGDRNPSTFHQIALGRMMRIGRALENELVVSDLQVSRRHAEFRAHPDGRFEIVDLGSHNGTYVNGQPIQRHLLGAGDIVGVGHSTFRLVGDHLEEFVDTGAVSFSARRLSVRVPQGRTTKTILRDVSFGVPEKSLIGVIGPSGSGKSTLLRALTGYRPADQGEVLYDNRDLYKQFAELRQRIGLVPQDDILHKELQVRTALRYAAKLRFPGDTAAAEREARIDEVLRELKLDIHADKKVTSLSGGQRKRVSVALELLTKPSLIFLDEPTSGLDPGMDRDVMKLLRGLADDGRTVLVVTHSVAELALCDKLLVMAPGGSVAYFGPPDEALAFFGYENWADVFSAFENYRDHDWSGRWRGSQQYLTYAAHLDAAAPQAAPAIPNRAARPPKPQGWGSQLYTLVRRYLSVIVSDRGFIGLMVVLPAVLGVVSCLIPADHGLGVGKPPHFANKDAGTILMILAVGACFAGSANSVRELIKERVIYERERAVGLSRSAYLMSKVIVLGLITILQGAIICGIGFAPRAMPVEGVVLHGHPGLEMALVIMAFGFTSMMVGLIISALVKTAEKTMPLLVMFAIVQIVFTGVLFQLYGKPGVEQLSWLMPARWAVAGAGATADLNLLLPWDPTHRTSDALWNHTAGTWTLDLGVLLVMSLLCGVVVARLLRRHEPEVMRG; encoded by the coding sequence GTGGGGCATGGGGTGCCTGAACTCGTACTTGAACTGAACGGACGGACCTGGCCGCTTGACCCGTCCCGGTCATACAGCCTCGGTCGGGACCCGCGGGGCGACCTCGTCCTCGACGACGCCCGGGTGTCCTGGCGGCACGCCAGCCTCCGCCGGGGGGAGCAGGGCTGGCTGCTGGAGGACCTCGGCAGCACCAACGGCACCTTCGTCCAGGGGCAGCGGGTCCAGCGCGCCGAGGTGGCCGCGGGCGGCACCGTCCACCTCGGCAACGCCACCGACGGGCCGAGGCTGCGCTTCAGCGCGCCCGCGGTGGCCGGTGCCGAGCCGGTTCCGGCCCCGGCGGCCCAACCGGCGGCGGCCCACCAGCCGGCACCAGCCCAGCTGTCGCAGCCGCAGGGCGGACCCGTCCAGGGTGGTCCCGTGCAGGGTGGTCCCGTGCAGGGCGGTCCCGTCCAGGGCGGCGACCGGGTCGGCGACCGCAACCCGAGCACCTTCCACCAGATCGCGCTGGGCCGGATGATGCGCATAGGCCGCGCGCTGGAGAACGAGCTGGTCGTCTCCGACCTCCAGGTCTCCCGCCGCCACGCGGAGTTCCGGGCGCACCCCGACGGCCGCTTCGAGATCGTCGACCTCGGCAGCCACAACGGCACCTACGTCAACGGCCAGCCGATCCAGCGGCACCTGCTGGGCGCGGGGGACATCGTGGGCGTGGGCCACTCGACGTTCCGGCTGGTCGGCGACCACCTGGAGGAGTTCGTCGACACGGGCGCGGTCTCCTTCTCCGCCCGCCGGCTGTCGGTCCGGGTGCCGCAGGGCAGGACAACCAAAACCATCCTGAGGGACGTCTCCTTCGGCGTCCCGGAGAAGTCGCTGATCGGGGTGATCGGCCCGTCCGGCTCCGGCAAGTCCACGCTGCTGCGCGCGCTGACCGGCTACCGCCCCGCCGACCAGGGCGAGGTGCTGTACGACAACCGCGACCTGTACAAGCAGTTCGCGGAGCTGCGCCAGCGCATCGGCCTGGTGCCGCAGGACGACATCCTGCACAAGGAGCTCCAGGTGCGCACCGCGCTGCGCTACGCCGCCAAGCTCCGCTTCCCCGGCGACACCGCGGCGGCCGAGCGCGAGGCCCGCATCGACGAGGTGCTGCGCGAGCTGAAGCTCGACATCCACGCGGACAAGAAGGTCACCTCGCTCTCCGGCGGCCAGCGCAAGCGCGTGTCGGTCGCCCTGGAGCTGCTGACCAAGCCGTCGCTGATCTTCCTGGACGAGCCGACCTCCGGGCTCGACCCGGGCATGGACCGCGACGTGATGAAGCTGCTGCGGGGCCTGGCCGACGACGGCCGCACCGTGCTGGTCGTCACCCACTCGGTGGCCGAACTGGCCCTGTGCGACAAGCTGCTGGTGATGGCACCGGGCGGCTCGGTGGCGTACTTCGGCCCACCGGACGAGGCACTGGCCTTCTTCGGGTACGAGAACTGGGCCGACGTCTTCTCCGCGTTCGAGAACTACCGCGACCACGACTGGTCGGGCCGGTGGCGCGGCTCGCAGCAGTACCTGACGTACGCCGCCCACCTCGACGCCGCCGCGCCGCAGGCCGCGCCCGCCATCCCGAACCGGGCCGCCCGGCCGCCCAAGCCGCAGGGCTGGGGCTCGCAGCTGTACACCCTGGTACGGCGCTACCTGTCGGTGATCGTCTCCGACCGCGGCTTCATCGGTCTGATGGTCGTCCTGCCGGCGGTGCTGGGCGTGGTGAGCTGCCTGATACCCGCCGACCACGGCCTCGGCGTCGGCAAGCCGCCGCACTTCGCCAACAAGGACGCGGGCACCATCCTGATGATCCTCGCGGTCGGCGCCTGCTTCGCCGGGTCCGCCAACTCGGTCCGCGAGCTGATCAAGGAGCGGGTGATCTACGAGCGCGAACGGGCCGTCGGCCTGTCCCGCTCGGCGTACCTGATGTCCAAGGTGATCGTGCTCGGCCTGATCACGATCCTTCAGGGCGCCATCATCTGCGGGATCGGCTTCGCCCCGCGCGCGATGCCCGTCGAGGGCGTGGTGCTGCACGGCCACCCCGGGCTGGAGATGGCCCTGGTCATCATGGCGTTCGGGTTCACCTCGATGATGGTCGGACTGATCATCTCGGCGCTGGTGAAGACGGCGGAGAAGACCATGCCGCTGCTGGTCATGTTCGCGATCGTGCAGATCGTCTTCACCGGGGTGCTCTTCCAGCTCTACGGCAAGCCCGGTGTGGAGCAGCTGTCCTGGCTGATGCCGGCCCGCTGGGCGGTCGCCGGCGCCGGCGCCACCGCCGACCTCAACCTGCTGCTGCCCTGGGACCCGACGCACCGCACGAGCGACGCGCTGTGGAATCACACCGCGGGCACCTGGACGCTGGACCTCGGGGTGCTGCTGGTGATGTCGCTGCTCTGCGGCGTCGTCGTGGCCCGGCTGCTGCGCCGGCACGAGCCCGAGGTGATGCGCGGGTAG
- a CDS encoding transglycosylase SLT domain-containing protein — protein MQLPTIPKVGRLSRKHKITAAGIAAAAAVALTVTGLEATAGGSAAAAGDPTGFSVSTADQVKDVPAKSGLASQKAVSDQAAAQKKAAAQKRAAADAAAQKKAAADAAAQKAAAQVLAKQKAAAKAAAEKKAAADAAAHRKAVADAAAKRAAAAASRSTERQAIRTAPAAKATTTTTPVVKVAAVVYPDNLDGWIRHAQAVLAAHNIPVPTYNGIYRNVIRESSGNPNAINLWDSNAAKGIPSKGLLQTIDPTFNAYHVSGTSWNVYDPVANIAAACNYAWHVYGGMDNVNSAY, from the coding sequence ATGCAGCTCCCCACGATCCCGAAGGTCGGCCGTCTGTCCAGGAAGCACAAGATCACGGCGGCAGGCATCGCCGCCGCGGCCGCGGTGGCCCTGACAGTGACCGGTCTGGAGGCGACCGCTGGAGGGTCCGCCGCCGCCGCTGGCGACCCGACTGGGTTCTCCGTCTCCACTGCCGACCAGGTCAAGGACGTCCCCGCCAAGAGCGGTCTCGCCTCGCAGAAGGCCGTCTCCGACCAGGCCGCCGCCCAGAAGAAGGCCGCCGCCCAGAAGCGGGCAGCGGCCGACGCCGCGGCCCAGAAGAAGGCGGCCGCCGACGCCGCGGCCCAGAAGGCCGCAGCCCAGGTCCTCGCCAAGCAGAAGGCGGCCGCCAAGGCCGCCGCGGAGAAGAAGGCCGCCGCCGACGCGGCGGCTCACCGTAAGGCCGTCGCCGACGCCGCCGCCAAGCGGGCCGCCGCTGCCGCCAGCCGCTCCACCGAGCGTCAGGCGATCCGGACCGCGCCCGCCGCGAAGGCCACCACGACCACCACCCCCGTGGTGAAGGTCGCCGCGGTGGTCTACCCGGACAACCTGGACGGCTGGATCCGGCACGCCCAGGCGGTGCTGGCCGCGCACAACATCCCGGTGCCGACCTACAACGGCATTTACCGCAACGTCATTCGGGAGTCCTCCGGCAACCCGAACGCGATCAACCTGTGGGACTCCAACGCCGCCAAGGGCATTCCGTCCAAGGGGCTGCTGCAGACGATCGACCCGACGTTCAACGCGTACCACGTCTCCGGTACCTCCTGGAACGTCTACGACCCGGTCGCGAACATCGCCGCCGCGTGCAACTACGCCTGGCACGTCTACGGCGGAATGGACAACGTCAACTCCGCGTACTGA